In Acidobacteriota bacterium, the genomic window TTTTTCGCCGCCAATTGAGAGGATTTTCCTCGAGTTTTTTGAAGTAAGGGGAACTTTCCTGAGGCTGCCAGATAGGCTAAGGAGCCAGCTATAATTAGCCCTAAGCTTATGAGGATGAGCCTCTTTTTAGAAGAATGTTTTCTCAGCGGTTCAGTAGGGATTTGGGGAATTATTTCAGCGGTTACAGTCTTGGTAAGTTCAGCCCTTTCTTTCCTTACTGGATGGGTGATTTTCCCCTCCGAGGTTAGAGCAGTGATGAGGTCATCTGCAGTTTGGAACCTGGCATCCGGATCCTTTGCGAGAAGATGAAGGATTATCCTCTCCAGCCATTCGGGCAGATCCTTATTCATCTTTCGCGGTGGGTCCGGTGTCTCATGGACATGCTGATACATTATTGAGGTAATATCCACCCCTTCGAAGGGGACCCTACCTGTAACCATCTCATACATCACTATACCAAGGGAGTAAAGGTCGCTTCGCTTATCGATGGGCTTTCCCCTTGCCTGTTCCGGACTCATATAATGAGGAGTGCCGAGGGAGACCCCGGTTCTCGTGGCGAGAGTGGTTCCGTAGGCCGCTTTTGCTATCCCGAAATCAGTTACCTTAATCCTTCCCTCCTGGTCGAGAAGGATGTTCTCCGGTTTGATATCCCGATGGATAATTCCCCTTTTATGGGCATAGGATAAAGCGGAAGCGATATCCTTGGTTATCCTTATCGCCTCGCTGGTGGGAATGGGTCCCGTCCTTTTTATGTAATCCGCCAAGGTCTCACCGTCAATATAGCTCATAGCGAAATAGGTGAGGCCATCCGCCTCTCCTACTTCGTAGATGGAGATGATATTAGGGTGATCGAGCTTTGCCGCTATCTTCGCTTCATGATGGAACCGCCTCAAGAACTCGATATCGTAGGCGAATTCAGGAGGGAGAACCTTTATCGCCACCAACCGGTCGAGCTTTAGGTCGCGAGCCTTGAACACGATTGCCATTCCCCCTCTTCCCAGCTCAGATATGACCTCGTACTTCCCTTTGAGGGCGTTCTTCACCAAAGAGAAGGTGTCTTTGCCCAAAACCTGGGTAGGGGGAGGCGTCTCCTTTTCTTTTAGGGGATGACCACAATTGATACAGAACTTGGCGTCATCCCGGTTATACGCCCCACATTGTTGACAATACATTCCTTTCTCCTCAGCTATTTCCTTGAGTTAATTTTTCCCCCACCAAGCCCATTCACCCTCACCACCAACGCAGTGATGTTATCCGTCCCCCCCTTCTTCTTCGCTTTCTCCACCAATATCTCTGAGATAGTTTGGAGGTCTTTCTTTCTCTTGAGGATTTTCTCTATCTCTCTTTCCTCGAGCAAGCCCCATAACCCGTCGGTGCAAAGGAGAAAAGTATCCCCTTCTTTTAAATCTCCATAATAGAAATCCGGTTTTACCCTCTCTTCTACCCCAAGGCATCTGGTGATTATATGGACACGTTCATCGTCTTTAGCCTCTTTTTCCGTTATCATCCCTTTATCTATCAGCTCCTGTATCTGGGAGTGGTCTTTGGTAAGCCTGGTAAGGGTTCCTCCTCGGAAGAGGTATGCTCGACTGTCTCCTATTTGGGCGATGTAATATTTCAATCTTCGCAGGAGGAGGAGAGTGATGGTGGAACCCATCCCCTTCACCTTGGGATCTTTTTTGCCCACCTTTCTTATCTCTCGATTTGTCCAGTTCAATATCCGTTGGATACGAAGGAGGATATCCCTAGGGCTGTTTCCAACCAGTTCCTTTATTAGGGCTTCTTTTATCAGATTGCAGGCGAGAAAACTAGCTACTTCTCCCCCTAAGTGGCCCCCCATCCCATCAGCTACTGCGAAGATCCCGTTTTCTACATTGATTATGAAATCGTCCTCATTGTTTTTTCTTAAAAGTCCGATATCGGTTTTTACCCCTACCTCTATCGTCATAGCCTTCTCTTTAGCCAAACTCCCTCTCATTCTATAGGTGAGAAAGGAGAATAAACATAAGGATTGAAGCGATCGTTAAAAACAGAGAAAACAGCCCCCATCTTCCAAAAAGTTTTTTCCCCTTCTTCTTTCCGATAGATCTGAATGCCAGCTTCACCCTCCCCAATTCGATCTTTGCTCGCTTAGGAAGAGGCATCCTTTTCACCAATCTCCCATTGAGCAGGGTTCCGTTAGTGCTTGCCAAATCCTCTATATAGAAGACGCCGTCCTTCTCTTCTATAAGTGAATGGGTTATGGATACTGAAGGGTCAGGAAGGGGGATATCACATTTGGGTGATCTCCCAAGGATCACCCTCTTCTGGTCGATTGAGTAGCGTTTTCCCTTTAATGGTCCATTTTTTATCGTAATTATCGCTTTCCCCCTTTTCTCTCGAATCTCGGTTATTCTTCGTCTCTCTCTTATTAAGGTGTGGCGGGGGAAAGGGTTAAAAAAACTGAAGGGAAAGATGTCGAAAGAGATCCTTTCTCCCCCTTTAAGCTCCGCTATCTTTACCCTTCTCCCGTTTAGAAAGGTACCGTTGTCGCTATCAAGGTCTATTAGGATGAACTTCTCACCCCTCTTTCTTATCTCCGCATGATGTGCTGAGACGGTTGGCTCTGGGATGATGATGTCGTTCTCCTCATTTCTTCCTATTCTTATGGTGCTTTTGTCCAACGCGTATCTTTCCCCGCTTTTCTCGTCAATGAGGTAGATCTTTCCCCTCTCTCTTCTCGGCACCGTTTTTGGAGTAAGCCTTTCTCCTTCCACTTTAAGCTCTGCCTCCTCTATTTGGATCAGATCCCCGCAAGAGAGGATATGTACCTCCGCCTTTTTCCCATTGACCAGGGTTCCATTGGTACTTTTTAGGTCTATAAGGAGAAATTTATCCCCCTTTTTTCTTATCTCGGCGTGTTCTTTAGAGGCTCCTTCTTCGGAAAGGATTATGTCACAATTTCGAGAGCGTCCTATTAGGATTCTCTCTCTATCTTCGGGAAAGATAAATTCCTTTCCGTAAAAACTCCCCTTTTTCCCTTTTAACCTCAAGCTTCCCGGAGACAAATCTACTCTTTCCCCGAAAGTAAAAAACCTTAATCTTCTTAATTTTAGCTTAGATCCCTTCCAAAAGTCAAGAATCAGGTTAGGGAGTCTAAAGGTGTGTATCATTGTTTTATTATTTATCTTCGCTTTTTAAGGGGTATTCGATAAAATTAAATTTGAGCAACAAGGAGAAGTAAGATGGGAAGGAAGGTAAGCCGTCGAGAGTTTATCAAGGAAGGGGGGAGACTTGGAGCTGGGTTTTACCTCTTTTCGAATTTCCCCTTCTTTGGTGCAAGTGATGAGCCAATCTACGATATCCTCATTGTAAATGGCACGGTGGTCGATGGAATACAGGATAAAACCTATCAGGCGGATATTGCCATCGCTCAGGAGAGGATCGTCGCTGTTGGTAACTTGAGGGGGAGGAAGGCAAAGTTGGTTATCAATGCCCAGGGTAAGATAGTCTCTCCGGGCTTTATCGATATTCACTCCCATTCCGATATGGCGCATATAGTAAACCCGGAAGCCCATTCCAAGGTGAGGCAGGGGATAACAACCGAGTTGGTGGGCAATTGCGGGAGCTCAATCTTCCCAAGGAAACCACTGACCGACGAAGAGAAAAGAAGGATGGAGGAAAGATACGGAGTGGTGGTGGAGGTGACCGATCTTGCTCAATATCGAAAGCTATTGAAAAGCCAGGGGATATCAGTGAATAATGCCACTTTGATCGGGCAAGGTACTCTGAGGGAGTATGTGATGGGTATGCGTCCCGATCCTCCTACCGAGAAGGAGCTCTCCCTGATGAAGGAGGAGGTGGAGAAGGCGATGAGGGAGGGAGCGTTTGGCATCTCTACCGGGCTCGAATATACCCCAAGCGGATTTGCCCGTATAGATGAGTTGATCGCCCTTGCTGAAAGCGCTGCTGGTTATGGTGGGATCTATGCCACCCATATGAGAAGCGAGGATCGGCGATTGATCGAGGCGGTGAAGGAAGCGATCACCATCTCCCACCGTTCCGGAGCGAGCTTGGAGATATCCCACTTGAAAGCGGTGGGGCGGGATAATTACTGGAAGTTGGATAAAGTGCTCGAGATAATCCATCGAGCTTCTCAGGTTGGGATACCAGTGAATGCTGATCGGTATCCTTATACCGCTTATAGCACCGGTCTTACTATAAACTTTCCCCAATGGGCGTTTGAAGGTGGGCTGGAGGAGTTCATAAAAAGGTTAAAGAATAGAGCTACTCGGGAGAGGATGCGGAAGGAGGCGGAGGCGAAGGTGAAGGCTGGCAACGGTTGGGATAGCTTGATGATAGTTGACGTGCAAAATGAAGATAATAAATACCTGATAGGAAAGAGGCTGGGAAAAGCGGCTAAGGAGAAGGGGGTTGATCCCTACGAGTTCGCCTGTGATCTTCTCATTTCGGAAGAGGGGGATGTAGCTATTGTCGGTTTCGGGATGAGCGAGAAGAATACGGAGAAGGTCCTTGCCGATCCTTTAGTGATGCTCTGTACCGATGGTTCCGCCTTAGCTACCACCGGTTCCTTAAGCCGAGGGATGCCTCATCCCCGAAATTTTGGTTCTTTCCCCCGGTTTCTCAAGCGTTATGTGCGGGAGAAAAAACTGGTCTCCCTTCCTACCGCTATAAAGAAGATGGCAGCGATGCCGGCAGCAAAAATGGATCTTATGGATAGAGGAAGAATTGAGAAAGGGTGTTACGCCGATATCGTCATATTCGACCTCGATCGCATCGATGACCGGGCGACTTATACTGACCCTAAGAGATATCCAGTGGGAATAGATTATGTCATCGTAAACGGAGTAATAGTGATTAAGAAGGGCGAGCATACCGGAGCGAGGCCGGGGAAGGTCTTAAACGGTCCCGCTATTAAAGGATAGTAGTCTTTTTGACGGATCAGAGAGTCTAAAAAAAGGGGGATATTTTGTCCTTTAACGGAGGAGAACGAAAATGCGTAAGTTGTTTTTACTGCTCTTCATTATATTTGCTCTAGTTGTATATCCTCTGATGGCGAGCGAGGAAAAGGGTGATAACCCTGCTCCGGCAATTACCGCGGTAAAGATAGAGAGGAACATCAAGGTAGACGGTTATCTAACGGAAAAGGAATGGGAGAAAGCAAGGGAATTCTCTCACTTTATTCAACGGGAGCCTAAAGAGTACGCTCCTCCCACCGAGAAGACGGTTGTTAAGGTATTGTATAACCGAAATTTTCTTTACTTTGGGATCATTTGCTACGATTCCGAGCCGAATAAGATCGTAGCGGTGAATATGCAGCGTGATGGGGATCTTCATTCCGATGATAGGATTACCATATTGCTCGACACATTTCACGACAAGAGAAACGCCTATATTTTTCAGATAAACCCAGTTGGAGCGAGGGTCGATGGACTGGTAACCAACAATGCAGAGCATTTCAGTAGGGATTGGGACGGTATCTGGTACGGGAGGGCTCACATAACCAAGTATGGTTGGGTAGCGGAGATAGCCATTCCCTTTAAGACCCTTTCTTTTAATCCTCATATATCCACTTGGGGGTTAAATATAAATAGATACATAAGGAGAAAGCAGGAAGAGGACCGGTTTGCCAGCCCCAGTTTTGATACCTACTTCACTTCAGTGGCGAGGGCGGGAGAGTTGAGGGGGCTTCAAGGTATTGTTCAAGGGCTTGGTCTCGATGTTCGTCCCTACTTCCTCATTGGGAATAAGAGAGAAGAGGATTCAGGTTATGCCAACACCTTGGACAAGAACGCCGGGGTGGATGTCTTCTATAATTTAGCAGCTAATCTCAAATCCTGCACCACGATAAACACCGACTTCGCTGAAACCGAGGTGGATACGAGACAGATCAACCTTACCCGGTTTCCCCTCTTCTTTCCAGAAAAGAGGGCTTTTTTCCTCGAGGGTTCGGGTGTTTTTGAGTTTGGCAATTTGAGGCGCGATCTCATCCCCTTTTTCTCCCGGCGGATCGGTCTTACCGAAGGGGGTGAGCAGATCCCAATAGCGGGTGGCGAGAAGTTGACGGGAAGGGTAGGGGATTATAACATCGGTCTCCTCGCTATAAGGACCAAAAGAAAAGGAGACATCGACCCGAAGACCTTCTTGGTAACCCGGGTGAGTAAGAATATATTTGGGGAATCGCTTATAGGTTTTATCTATACCCAGGGCAATCCAACCGAACCGGTGAGCAACCGTGTGTTCGGTGTCGATTTCAAGTATGGCACCTCTCATTTCCGGGGGAATAAGAACTTGATTATAAGCGGATACTTCCTTAGGAGTTTTACTGAGGGGATGTCAGGGAACCAGCATTCATATGGATTTATGGTTGACTACCCCAATGACCTCTGGGACATCAACATTGGGGCGAAAGAGATAGGAGATGAGTTCAACCCAGCCCTCGGCTTCGTTCCCCGGATTGGGATAAGGAGATATCATTCCTATGTTTCCTATCGTCCTCGCCCTCGTGCTTGGGGCATCAGGCAGTTCTTTTTCCAATTCAGGTATCGTGCTGATTACGATCTTTCCGGTAGGCTTCTTACCCGGAGTATATTTACCGCCCCGATAAATCTGCGGACCGAGTCTGGGGAGCATCTCGAGTTTAATGTAATGCCTCAATATGAATATCTTGATGCTCCTTTCGAGATCCACGAGGGGATAGTGATTCCGGTTGGGGAGTACTCTTTCCGTCGCTACCGGGTGGAGGTGAATACGGCGGACAATCGTCCCATCGTGTTCGATTTCAAGATCCTTTGGGGTGGGTTTTTCTCGGGCACAAGGACTGAGCTTGAGACTGGCCTCACCTTCAAGCCCAACCCTCACCTTTATGTCTCGGTGACCCTCAATCAGAATAATGTGGACCTGAAGGAAGGTTCCTTCGTAA contains:
- a CDS encoding protein kinase — its product is MYCQQCGAYNRDDAKFCINCGHPLKEKETPPPTQVLGKDTFSLVKNALKGKYEVISELGRGGMAIVFKARDLKLDRLVAIKVLPPEFAYDIEFLRRFHHEAKIAAKLDHPNIISIYEVGEADGLTYFAMSYIDGETLADYIKRTGPIPTSEAIRITKDIASALSYAHKRGIIHRDIKPENILLDQEGRIKVTDFGIAKAAYGTTLATRTGVSLGTPHYMSPEQARGKPIDKRSDLYSLGIVMYEMVTGRVPFEGVDITSIMYQHVHETPDPPRKMNKDLPEWLERIILHLLAKDPDARFQTADDLITALTSEGKITHPVRKERAELTKTVTAEIIPQIPTEPLRKHSSKKRLILISLGLIIAGSLAYLAASGKFPLLQKTRGKSSQLAAKKEGSLAKPKGTTKGENEGKPMASLTTKEKGETHLPSSSFKKEIKEEIAPPRKENKRPNITPAPKGKRKPPLPYNKPSAKREGVKPVSPLERPLQTREKGDLEVRRAFELLSPKERAMLRRLPLQERAFYLAKKVDTPKAWQEFLKRFPLSPRAPYARRRLRELTSGQGWVRITAVPYALVTIDGKEIGRVPPPRDINLTPGTHRIRLTMEDYQPYEEILTIKPGDRKRVHHEFPLFGTLVINSFPQGAEVILDGERVGKTPLRLMKVPIGEHTVKVLLPGYVIETKRVTITKFETTFLSLTLQKE
- a CDS encoding Stp1/IreP family PP2C-type Ser/Thr phosphatase, giving the protein MAKEKAMTIEVGVKTDIGLLRKNNEDDFIINVENGIFAVADGMGGHLGGEVASFLACNLIKEALIKELVGNSPRDILLRIQRILNWTNREIRKVGKKDPKVKGMGSTITLLLLRRLKYYIAQIGDSRAYLFRGGTLTRLTKDHSQIQELIDKGMITEKEAKDDERVHIITRCLGVEERVKPDFYYGDLKEGDTFLLCTDGLWGLLEEREIEKILKRKKDLQTISEILVEKAKKKGGTDNITALVVRVNGLGGGKINSRK
- a CDS encoding FHA domain-containing protein, with protein sequence MRLKGKKGSFYGKEFIFPEDRERILIGRSRNCDIILSEEGASKEHAEIRKKGDKFLLIDLKSTNGTLVNGKKAEVHILSCGDLIQIEEAELKVEGERLTPKTVPRRERGKIYLIDEKSGERYALDKSTIRIGRNEENDIIIPEPTVSAHHAEIRKRGEKFILIDLDSDNGTFLNGRRVKIAELKGGERISFDIFPFSFFNPFPRHTLIRERRRITEIREKRGKAIITIKNGPLKGKRYSIDQKRVILGRSPKCDIPLPDPSVSITHSLIEEKDGVFYIEDLASTNGTLLNGRLVKRMPLPKRAKIELGRVKLAFRSIGKKKGKKLFGRWGLFSLFLTIASILMFILLSHL
- a CDS encoding D-aminoacylase, with the translated sequence MGRKVSRREFIKEGGRLGAGFYLFSNFPFFGASDEPIYDILIVNGTVVDGIQDKTYQADIAIAQERIVAVGNLRGRKAKLVINAQGKIVSPGFIDIHSHSDMAHIVNPEAHSKVRQGITTELVGNCGSSIFPRKPLTDEEKRRMEERYGVVVEVTDLAQYRKLLKSQGISVNNATLIGQGTLREYVMGMRPDPPTEKELSLMKEEVEKAMREGAFGISTGLEYTPSGFARIDELIALAESAAGYGGIYATHMRSEDRRLIEAVKEAITISHRSGASLEISHLKAVGRDNYWKLDKVLEIIHRASQVGIPVNADRYPYTAYSTGLTINFPQWAFEGGLEEFIKRLKNRATRERMRKEAEAKVKAGNGWDSLMIVDVQNEDNKYLIGKRLGKAAKEKGVDPYEFACDLLISEEGDVAIVGFGMSEKNTEKVLADPLVMLCTDGSALATTGSLSRGMPHPRNFGSFPRFLKRYVREKKLVSLPTAIKKMAAMPAAKMDLMDRGRIEKGCYADIVIFDLDRIDDRATYTDPKRYPVGIDYVIVNGVIVIKKGEHTGARPGKVLNGPAIKG
- a CDS encoding carbohydrate binding family 9 domain-containing protein, translating into MRKLFLLLFIIFALVVYPLMASEEKGDNPAPAITAVKIERNIKVDGYLTEKEWEKAREFSHFIQREPKEYAPPTEKTVVKVLYNRNFLYFGIICYDSEPNKIVAVNMQRDGDLHSDDRITILLDTFHDKRNAYIFQINPVGARVDGLVTNNAEHFSRDWDGIWYGRAHITKYGWVAEIAIPFKTLSFNPHISTWGLNINRYIRRKQEEDRFASPSFDTYFTSVARAGELRGLQGIVQGLGLDVRPYFLIGNKREEDSGYANTLDKNAGVDVFYNLAANLKSCTTINTDFAETEVDTRQINLTRFPLFFPEKRAFFLEGSGVFEFGNLRRDLIPFFSRRIGLTEGGEQIPIAGGEKLTGRVGDYNIGLLAIRTKRKGDIDPKTFLVTRVSKNIFGESLIGFIYTQGNPTEPVSNRVFGVDFKYGTSHFRGNKNLIISGYFLRSFTEGMSGNQHSYGFMVDYPNDLWDINIGAKEIGDEFNPALGFVPRIGIRRYHSYVSYRPRPRAWGIRQFFFQFRYRADYDLSGRLLTRSIFTAPINLRTESGEHLEFNVMPQYEYLDAPFEIHEGIVIPVGEYSFRRYRVEVNTADNRPIVFDFKILWGGFFSGTRTELETGLTFKPNPHLYVSVTLNQNNVDLKEGSFVTRIIRTRVNYSFNPNVSWTNYIQYDNITKELGINSRFRYIFHDGNEFFLVFNQGWQGEFSRYLPVYQKGTFKFNYTFRF